One stretch of Rhodospirillaceae bacterium DNA includes these proteins:
- a CDS encoding branched-chain amino acid ABC transporter ATP-binding protein/permease: MPSRARPAVAGSLLLILPVALLTLASGHLFGASEQRIVIIFLINLIAVVANGLYSGNSGIMSFGHVGFMGIGAYLTSILTMAPAKKAMTLPNLPDFLMQAQMSLNEACLVSIVVVGLFALVAGVPISRLTGSAASIATLAFLVIVHSVLNGAKDFTRGSQTFFGVDRLVTLPSLLFWVAAAILVARVFRDMPAGLEVRAAREDELAAQAMGVNISRRRLVAWVLSAMMMAVAGAMIAHFLGAFSPKKFFFVDTFSILAMLIIGGIGSVSGAVAGTALVTIVMELARRLEEGPILPALGLPQIFGLTQLALGLGILFVMYRRPGGMLGLAEVDHWFKDRLVAAVKPAATSFVASTKDGLLQVSAVSKNFAGLKALDQVSLDLRPGEIVGLIGPNGSGKTTMLNAISGAVPPTSGTVTLDGIAVQGLPAHRIARLGLGRSFQNIRLFKEMTVLENIEVAVSASGRGDDIRAEAMAALTELGVAHLADRRAGALAYGEQRRVEIARALATKPRYLMLDEPAAGMNSAETQALMGLLRQIRDKYGLGLLLVEHHLDLVMRLCDRIVVLNKGQMIATGLPADVQNDPVVIEAYIGRNHKPVVDHSNITTTERSVS; this comes from the coding sequence TTGCCAAGTCGTGCGCGGCCGGCTGTCGCCGGATCGCTGCTGCTGATCCTGCCCGTGGCGCTGCTGACGCTGGCGTCGGGCCATCTGTTCGGCGCGTCCGAGCAGCGCATTGTCATCATATTCCTCATCAATCTCATCGCCGTTGTCGCGAACGGCCTCTATTCCGGCAATTCCGGGATCATGAGCTTCGGCCATGTCGGATTCATGGGGATCGGCGCTTATCTCACCTCGATCCTCACCATGGCGCCGGCCAAAAAGGCGATGACGTTGCCCAATTTGCCGGATTTCCTGATGCAGGCGCAGATGAGCCTCAACGAGGCCTGCCTGGTCAGCATCGTCGTGGTTGGCCTCTTTGCGCTGGTGGCCGGCGTGCCGATTTCACGCCTCACAGGTTCCGCGGCCTCGATCGCGACCTTGGCCTTTCTGGTGATCGTGCACAGCGTCCTCAACGGCGCCAAGGATTTCACCCGCGGCAGCCAGACTTTTTTTGGCGTCGACCGATTGGTGACCTTGCCGTCGCTGCTGTTCTGGGTGGCGGCAGCCATCCTGGTCGCCCGCGTGTTCCGCGACATGCCAGCCGGACTCGAAGTGCGGGCGGCGCGGGAGGATGAACTCGCCGCACAAGCAATGGGCGTCAACATCTCGCGTCGGCGACTGGTAGCCTGGGTTCTGTCCGCCATGATGATGGCGGTGGCCGGCGCCATGATTGCCCATTTTCTGGGCGCCTTCAGCCCCAAGAAGTTTTTCTTCGTCGACACTTTCAGCATCCTCGCCATGCTCATCATCGGCGGCATCGGCTCGGTGTCGGGTGCTGTCGCCGGCACGGCCCTAGTCACCATCGTCATGGAATTGGCGCGGCGGCTGGAAGAGGGGCCGATCCTGCCGGCGCTAGGCCTGCCGCAGATCTTCGGTCTCACGCAGCTGGCGCTTGGCCTTGGCATTCTTTTCGTCATGTACAGGCGGCCAGGCGGCATGTTGGGCTTGGCCGAAGTGGATCACTGGTTCAAGGACAGGCTGGTTGCGGCAGTGAAGCCGGCGGCGACATCCTTTGTCGCCAGTACCAAGGACGGGTTGCTTCAGGTCAGCGCCGTTTCCAAAAATTTTGCTGGGTTGAAAGCGCTCGACCAAGTCAGCCTTGACCTCCGTCCGGGCGAGATCGTCGGCCTGATCGGGCCAAACGGGTCCGGCAAGACCACGATGCTCAATGCGATCTCCGGCGCTGTGCCGCCCACCAGCGGCACGGTGACGCTGGACGGAATCGCTGTGCAGGGCCTACCGGCGCACCGCATCGCGCGCCTCGGCCTCGGTCGCTCGTTCCAGAACATCCGCCTCTTCAAGGAGATGACGGTCCTTGAGAATATCGAGGTCGCCGTTTCCGCGAGTGGGCGCGGCGATGACATTCGTGCTGAGGCGATGGCGGCCCTGACCGAGCTGGGTGTGGCGCATCTTGCCGACCGCCGGGCTGGGGCGCTGGCCTATGGCGAACAGCGCCGGGTCGAGATCGCGCGGGCACTCGCCACCAAGCCGCGCTATCTGATGCTGGATGAGCCCGCCGCCGGGATGAACTCCGCCGAGACCCAGGCTCTGATGGGCCTGCTGCGCCAGATCCGCGACAAATACGGGCTCGGCCTGCTGCTGGTCGAGCATCATCTCGACCTGGTCATGCGGCTGTGCGACCGCATTGTCGTGCTCAACAAAGGCCAGATGATTGCGACCGGCCTGCCGGCCGATGTCCAGAATGACCCGGTTGTGATCGAAGCCTATATCGGCCGCAACCACAAACCCGTTGTCGACCATTCCAACATCACCACCACAGAGAGGAGCGTGTCATGA
- a CDS encoding MurR/RpiR family transcriptional regulator, with product MLPQLTPGEKRAARAVLAAYPIAALGTIAELTTRADASAPTILRLTAKLGFDGYSHFQRAVREEVQEKMQSPLTLMDSAPRVPNAKRGFFGAFIDDIIAALQRTQRLLDNDVLESAIATLADPTKRIYALGGRSSHVLSKHLVFHLHQLRPAVQEITAGSVPIYHQSADMNRAAVIVVFDFRRYERQTIEFCQQAAKQGARIILVTDPWLSPVAEIAHWVLPVEVDVPSPFDSSLAAMAVVEAMLAGTLARLGIAARQRMERLEQVAGVDKVIGGTETTAPESAQKKTQARRKSR from the coding sequence TTGCTGCCGCAACTGACGCCCGGCGAAAAGCGCGCGGCACGTGCTGTGCTGGCGGCCTATCCCATCGCGGCCCTTGGCACGATCGCCGAACTGACCACCCGCGCCGACGCCTCGGCACCCACCATCCTGCGCCTCACGGCAAAGCTCGGCTTCGACGGCTATTCGCATTTCCAGCGGGCGGTGCGCGAAGAAGTGCAGGAAAAGATGCAGTCCCCGCTGACACTCATGGACAGCGCGCCACGCGTGCCCAATGCCAAACGCGGCTTCTTTGGCGCCTTTATCGACGACATCATTGCAGCACTGCAGCGCACGCAGCGCTTGCTCGACAATGATGTGCTGGAAAGCGCCATCGCGACGCTCGCCGACCCGACCAAGCGGATCTATGCACTGGGTGGCCGCTCCAGCCATGTGCTCTCGAAACATCTTGTCTTCCATCTCCATCAGTTGCGCCCGGCCGTACAGGAAATCACGGCGGGTTCGGTGCCGATTTATCACCAATCAGCGGATATGAATCGCGCCGCCGTGATCGTCGTGTTCGATTTCCGCCGCTATGAGCGCCAGACCATCGAATTCTGCCAGCAGGCAGCGAAACAGGGGGCCAGGATCATCCTGGTGACCGATCCCTGGCTGTCGCCGGTGGCCGAAATCGCCCATTGGGTGCTGCCGGTCGAGGTCGATGTCCCGTCGCCCTTCGACAGTTCCTTGGCGGCCATGGCGGTGGTCGAGGCGATGCTGGCCGGCACCCTCGCGCGCCTCGGGATCGCCGCGCGCCAACGGATGGAACGGCTGGAACAGGTCGCCGGCGTTGATAAGGTAATCGGCGGGACCGAGACTACAGCGCCGGAATCGGCGCAGAAGAAAACCCAGGCGCGGAGAAAATCGCGGTGA
- a CDS encoding aspartate aminotransferase family protein codes for MGLIARDAGAIAGIEKLRFGPFALRSGEGNQLIAEDGRRLIDFSASWGAASLGHGHPALVDAVTRTVRNMPGASILSTVHEPAVALAEKLLALTPGKDDRRVWFGHSGSDANETIIRAVEAATGRKRVIAFIGAYHGGTALSMSVSGHTAQAHAAPRPGLFLLPYPNIYRPHFPGAVGEVALAQLDYLLATVCPPHDTAAIIIEAIQADGGLLVPPPGFLAAIAERARRHGILLVCDEVKVGLGRTGLMHAFEADGITPDLISFGKGLGGGLPLSAVVGPASILDRQTAFAMQTLCGNPISCAAGLAVLDTIANENLVANAAARGRQLDAGLRKLAEKHTLIGDVRGRGLAIGVELVSDLTTKEPAAKACQKTVFRCFELGLLVFYVGMKSNVLELTPPLTLTEGEAAGGLAILDQALDDVAAGRVPDAALADYAGW; via the coding sequence ATGGGCCTGATCGCGCGCGATGCCGGCGCCATCGCCGGCATCGAGAAACTGCGCTTCGGCCCCTTCGCGCTCAGATCCGGCGAGGGCAACCAGCTCATCGCCGAAGATGGTCGCAGGCTCATCGACTTCTCTGCCTCCTGGGGGGCAGCGAGCCTTGGCCATGGCCATCCGGCCTTGGTCGATGCTGTCACCCGAACGGTCAGGAACATGCCGGGAGCGAGCATCCTCTCCACCGTGCATGAACCCGCCGTGGCGCTGGCCGAGAAGCTGCTGGCACTGACGCCCGGGAAGGATGATCGCCGCGTCTGGTTCGGCCATTCCGGATCTGATGCCAACGAAACCATCATCCGTGCGGTCGAGGCGGCTACGGGCAGGAAGCGCGTCATCGCCTTCATCGGCGCCTATCATGGCGGCACGGCGCTCTCGATGTCGGTCTCCGGCCACACCGCACAGGCCCATGCCGCACCACGCCCAGGCCTTTTCCTGCTGCCCTATCCGAACATCTACCGTCCGCATTTCCCGGGTGCCGTAGGCGAGGTGGCGCTGGCACAGCTCGACTATCTCCTGGCCACCGTCTGCCCGCCCCATGACACGGCGGCCATCATCATCGAGGCGATCCAGGCCGATGGCGGCCTGCTGGTCCCACCACCCGGATTCCTCGCGGCCATCGCCGAACGCGCCAGGCGACATGGCATCCTGCTGGTCTGCGACGAGGTGAAGGTGGGCCTTGGCCGCACCGGCCTGATGCATGCGTTCGAGGCCGACGGCATCACGCCGGACCTCATCAGCTTCGGCAAGGGCCTGGGCGGCGGCCTGCCGCTCTCCGCCGTGGTGGGGCCAGCCAGCATCCTCGACCGTCAAACAGCCTTCGCCATGCAGACGTTGTGCGGCAATCCGATCAGCTGTGCTGCCGGTCTCGCTGTCCTCGATACCATTGCCAATGAGAACCTCGTCGCCAATGCGGCCGCGCGCGGTCGACAGCTCGATGCCGGCCTCCGCAAACTCGCCGAGAAGCACACGCTCATCGGCGATGTGCGCGGGCGGGGTCTCGCTATCGGCGTCGAACTGGTGAGCGACCTTACGACCAAGGAACCCGCCGCCAAGGCCTGCCAGAAGACTGTCTTCCGCTGCTTCGAGCTCGGTCTCTTGGTCTTCTATGTCGGCATGAAATCGAACGTCCTTGAACTGACACCGCCTCTGACCCTGACCGAAGGCGAGGCTGCGGGCGGCCTGGCGATTCTCGACCAGGCCCTTGACGATGTCGCAGCTGGTCGCGTACCCGATGCTGCCCTTGCCGATTACGCTGGCTGGTAA